The genomic interval TTACCTGACAGAGACTTGGCCCTGTTTGGATGTTCAGCGGACTCattaactcatacttgccaaccctcccgtttttagcggaagactcccggtattcagcgcctctcccgataacctcccggcagaaatcttctcccgacaaactcccggtattcagccggagctggaggccactccccctccagctcaatgcggacctgagtggggacagcctgttctcacgtccgttttcccacaatataaacagcttgcctgcccaatgacgtcataacatctagggcttttagagagtagagtgcacaactgcgcacacaaggagacgaagcagaagaacgaggaagttacagacatggcgacgccgttgacgagcaagatgaagaaatacgcttgcaagttccaaaacgaatggaaacaagaatttcagttcatccaggacagttcgaaggggaaggggtatgtaattatgttgcctgtacattttgtagaacagacttctccattgaacatggtggccgagtcatgaacggaggagaagttaaacaggacaatactgccatctactggatagcccccggaacactgaaattcaagtacttattttatttatatgtataataaaataaatatatatatacatatatatatatatatagctagaattcactgaaagtcaagtatttcatacatacatacatacatatatatatatatatatatatatatatatatatatatatatatatatatatatatatatatatatgaaatacttgagttggtgaattctagctgtaaatctACTctcctattaaccacgccccgccccaccccgaccgcgccccccccaccccccacctcccggtatcggaggtctcaaggttggcaagtatgcattaactCTTCCCCTCTACACCCAAACTGCACTATTAATGGGTACAGTGCTGGCCAAGAAACTTATAATGGCAGAATGGAAGACACCAACTCCTCCATCCTTTCAAAATTGGCTTCATGAACTTGTTTCAGTCATACATATGAAGAAACTGCGATACAACGGACAATCCACTCAAAGAAAATGGGAGGACTCCTGGGGCCCTGTGATGAAATATCTTGACTGCAAAAGTCAATGGACTTGTTTGGTCAGATGGTTAAAGTatgaatttttattattattatcaattttttttgttgttattttaatttattttcattttggatTTTCTGTAGTTCATGTAAGCGTCTAATGGatttgtgaatgtgtgtggaAGTGggggttgttttgttttgttgtatttgctttgtcttttgtttttcctctgttatatgttttggctggtgttatttttggaaaattattaataaaaatataaattataaatgtggtaaaggaatggctaaatcaggctagaattaaggttttagaacggccttcccaaagtcctgactaaaacgtgtggacaatgctgtcagaaaaccaacaaatttagctgaactgcaccaatcttgtcaagaggagtggtcaaaaattcaaccagaagcttgtggattgctaccaaaagcgccttattgcagtgaaacttgccaagggacatgtaaccaaatattaaatatacttttgacccagcagatttggtcacatttttagttgacccataatacattcataaaacaaccaaacttcaagaatgttttttgtgaccaacaagtatgtgctccaatcactccatcacaaaaaaataagagttgtagaaattattggaaactcaagacagccatgacatgatgttctttacaagtgtatgtaaccttttgaccacgactgtatgtatatcatataaaggtgttaatctatgggatcattaacaattagaaataaaaatatgtaacacTTCAATATTTCATTCACCTATaaaaaacactattatgaataagtctaaaattgttttatgaatatatgtatacacataaaatgtttattgtatgcAAAATATTTTGTGTACTGTTTACTCTCACTAAAACCACGAATGTAAAATATATAATCAATAAATGTAGAGGCATATTAAAAAGattgttacacaaacaacaatgtcacacatgttatatgtgctgatgttgttaggaagtcaaaattaaagtcttgacagtttatttcaaatcctgcagtttcatttgctgctgctgttctcaccagcacacgtgTGTTTTTCAAgctggtacttataagagaatctttcaccacacacactgcaactcaacactttctctcctgtgtgtgttctcatgtgtactttcaaattgtgactttgtgcaaaacctttactacagattgaacagatacaatatttttctccagtgtgtattcttctGTGTTCTTCCATATGTgatctttgtacaaaacctttaccacagattgaacaaggaaaaggtttttcaccggtgtgtattctcatgtgtactttcaaattgttactttgtacaaaacctttactacagattaAACATATAAAAGATGTTTCTCCAGTGtgtaatattgtgtgttttttcaaacTCTGActgtgtgtaaaacctttaccacatattgaacagataaaaggtttttctccggtgtgtattcTCATATGTAATTTCAAATTGTGGCTCGTTGCAAAACCTTTACCGCAGACTGAACAGACATaaagtttttcaccagtgtgcgttgtcatgtgtactttcaaattgtgacttagaacaaaacctttaccacagattgaacaatcgaaaggtttttctccggtgtgttttCTCATATGTAATTTCAAACTCTGACTTTGTGTAAATTCTTTACCGCAGGTTGAGCAAGAAAATgatttttctccggtgtgtattctcatgtgtactttcaaattttgACTaagtacaaaacctttaccacagattgaacagatacaagttttttctccggtgtgtgttctctTGTGTACTTTCAAACTTTGACTGCGTGtgaaacctttaccacaggttgagcaagggaaaggtttttctccagtgtgtattctcatgtgtactttcagatAAGAACGGGAATgaaaggttttgtcacagtgagaacatttcaagtgggtgttgtcagtgtgacatgtcttatcatctttagagtcttcctcatcagcgtcaggagagtgtgacgttctGTCgttactatctgatagtggagctaagagcttgtctgcttgtgatcctccacagtggtctccatcagcttctgttgtcatgtgttgtgttgagctgctgcttggaggctccgcctctctcttctcctcactttcaccttcgacctcatcatcttcaccctTCACAATAACACTaatcactgggaactcctccaaccagTCAAGctgctctccctcctgactgatgctgtgttcctcctcttcctctttaaaatggggggtcagtgggtcctcgtcttcctctttaaagtaggagggctgtggctcctcctgctGCATCCTGAAGCTTCACTTCTTTAGCTCAGGAAGAAGATTTTCTTCACACACGTCTGCAGAACACAAGAAGACAAACGCATGCTTTAAAAACGTCCAGGTTTGCTCAGTCACAAGAGGCATTAAGCACGTTTACATGTACTAAAGAACACCCTTCCTGACTACCTCAGGGCCCCACACacggtggatgcttttaaaatagGGCTAAAAACccaccttaaaaaaacaaaaaaatcacatagctcatttttagggaccgagtccctttgggaaagaggaccctattgtatttctagcgttttattattataccgccgcctctttgagctgtaatttgacctccttaacatgcttcaaaactcaccaaattggatacacacatcaggactggcgaaaattgcgatctaatcaaaaaaccaaaccccaaaactcaaaattgcgctctagcgcccataaggaagaaaacacagacaaaactgcctgtaactcccagtaggaatgtcgtagagacatgaaacaaaaacctctatgcaggtctcacttagacccatacttgccaaccctcccgtttttagcgggagaatcccggcattcagcgcctctcccgacaacctcccggccaagattttctcccgacaaactcccggtattaagccggagctggaggccacgccccctccagctcaatgcggacctgagtggggacagctgttctcacgtccgctttcccacaatataaacagcttgcctgcccaatgacgtcataacatctacggcttttagagagtagagtgcacaacaaggagagagagttcttggtttcttatgtgggtttattgttaggcagtttcattaacgtcctcccagcgcggtaacaacacacaagtcacgtttagtctaccataaagcagttcgtctgcagtaaacagcaatgttgtgacactcttaaacaggacaatactgtcatctactggatagcctgcagaacactgaaattcaagtattttatttatatgtataataaaataaaaaaaattaaatatatatatatatatatatatagctagaattcactgaaagtcaagtatttcatacacatatatatatatatatatatatatatatatatgaaatacttgatttggtgaattctagctgtaaatatggtATaaacgcccttagccacgccccaaccacgcccccccacccccgaccacgctgTTGACGTATTTTCACCTAGCTTCATGTATAGAGGGCTTCAGATTTTCGGCTCAagtatcccacaatgcattgtcAGAAGCCATATTGAAAGGCTAGCGTCATCGTTTATGATAGCGCTACACCTAATATTTCCGAACTGTTCAGTGGAAAATAACATTGCACCGGCTGTGATAAGATGGAGGAGTACTGTGAGTCATTAGATAAGAAGTTCCTACGTCGTTATAAGGAGCAAACAGCCCTAATTGGATGCAAGGATCCGTACAAGATGGACTAGTCTGAGTGGAGCAGAGGACATGGTGTCGTCAAGCCAGCCTAGAGTAATGAGAGAAGTGAGTACTATTTTTATTAATGCAACTACTTTAACAACTACTCCTACTAGTTTAGGGgccggtatggcgtagtgggtagagcggccgtgccagaaacctgagggttacaggttcgcctcttgacatccaaatcgctgccattgtgtccttgggcaggacacttcacccttgcacccggtgccgctcacactggtgaatgaatgatgaatggtaggtggtggtcggaggggccgtaggcgcaaactgccagcctcgcttccgtcagtctaccccagggcagctgtggctacaaatgtagcttaccaccaccaggtgtgaatgaatgatgggttcccacttctctgtgagcgctttgagtatgtaATTTTATAAAAgcacgatataaaatctaatccattattattattaactactATCAAAGTTCTTTAACCAAGCACATCAAGTTACTGCAAAAtggggcttttatttattttaatttcactGGTTGAATGATCAGCAACAATGGGTGTGATACAAACAAAGCCTTCTAATATGGCCgacggcaatgcattgtgggaaatgtagaaAAATCCGAACCCCTTTAgaggtgggttgcaatcacgtgacctggaggcacatccgggcacgtctgggtttcaggcgatggtctaagtcccattaggctactgtttatttacctgaatcagtgcagatgttggcttattttgaaaggcaaatataaaagtgataatgaaaaaatatttaaaatgggatggggTGCATTTTTACTCTCTTAAGAAAAATatctttttaaagatttaaaccatttatcatcaccaacagGCGACTGCTACCTCACTTCAACTGACACTTATGGTATTTAGATGTGAAAAGATTGGAggtacatcatgtctttacatctgaggggtccacaaattaaacgtTAATCCGAGATGACAAATTTGGATTTATTCGTGGATCGCtatgtaacgtatttgattgacataacgagtgttgctgggatcgtgacgctaatgacaaaaaggataagtttgtttgcagttgatttcctgctacaaatattagtctcacctacaattcatgtctgcagttgtttttatgctgtgaagttcatattttgtctcattatttagctatagatgtccctgctgttcagcaatgtttgctagcgatatcaagctgaagtgaagtgaagtgaattatatttatatagcgctttttctctagtgactcaaagcgctttacatagtgaaacccaatatctaagttacatttaaaccagtgtgggtggcactgggagcaggtgggtaaagtgtcttgcccaaggacacaacggcagtgactagaatggctgaagcggggattgaacctgcaaccctcaagttgctggcacggccggtctaccaaccgagctataccgcccacagATCCAGTATAAGCTGTTGAGCCTACCAGATATTTATTAAtatagtttattaatactattaaggatattttcttgatgctaacaaacatCACCAAAGTCGCTATAATGTGCtcatccgtgtcgaataaagAACTTGGCTTTCcttaacaacaacaactaagcttttagtttctgttatgaaaatggacaGCAAAAATATTGCTTCATGTTGTTCAAGTAGCTTTGTATCcaattcaagaccaaccctctgttgccataccgttctaattggTTGATTAAAAtatgattgtgtcaaatgcttttgttagattccataaacactgctgcgtcacactgtttaccatctattgcattggtcatttcctacattattttaattaatgccATCGATGTTGAAATGTTAGCTCTAAATTGTATTGGTTTTCTGCTATTATTCCACTTTTGATTatgaatttgtctaatctgttattgaataaatttcaatgattttaggaaattgtggaagtagagatacatgtctgtagtttgtaaattggtgtttgtctccagtcttataaatcagtacaacttttgttattttaattttgttaagGAATGTGCCTGTTAGAAACCACAGATAGCTTATATATGTTAGGGCTTCTGAGATTTCTTCAGTGACTTTCTTTTGTTTCCACATCTATTCTGTGAcagtcagttgaggtcttggatttgtaCTTCCTTACAATTTACATTTACACTCTATGGAGACAgacctcgcaaaaatgactaatggtctattgctaacgatggattctgatgcgtcatctttgttgctgc from Entelurus aequoreus isolate RoL-2023_Sb linkage group LG14, RoL_Eaeq_v1.1, whole genome shotgun sequence carries:
- the LOC133664661 gene encoding gastrula zinc finger protein XlCGF28.1-like, which produces MQQEEPQPSYFKEEDEDPLTPHFKEEEEEHSISQEGEQLDWLEEFPVISVIVKGEDDEVEGESEEKREAEPPSSSSTQHMTTEADGDHCGGSQADKLLAPLSDSNDRTSHSPDADEEDSKDDKTCHTDNTHLKCSHCDKTFHSRSYLKVHMRIHTGEKPFPCSTCGKGFTRSQSLKVHKRTHTGEKTCICSICGKGFVLSQNLKVHMRIHTGEKSFSCSTCGKEFTQSQSLKLHMRKHTGEKPFDCSICGKGFVLSHNLKVHMTTHTGEKLYVCSVCGKGFATSHNLKLHMRIHTGEKPFICSICGKGFTHSQSLKKHTILHTGETSFICLICSKGFVQSNNLKVHMRIHTGEKPFPCSICGKGFVQRSHMEEHRRIHTGEKYCICSICSKGFAQSHNLKVHMRTHTGEKVLSCSVCGERFSYKYQLEKHTCAGENSSSK